In Vicinamibacteria bacterium, a genomic segment contains:
- a CDS encoding heme-binding protein, whose protein sequence is MDKKVLTLAAARKIISAAESEARERGVGVVTVVVDDAGNIIQLSRMDTAQVASVEVGIGKARTAAIFRRPSRVFEEQIAQGRVAALALTGATALQGGVPVLVDGKVVGAVGVSGDTPSVDEAIAIAGASALQ, encoded by the coding sequence ATGGACAAGAAAGTCCTGACGCTCGCTGCGGCGCGGAAGATCATCTCGGCGGCGGAGTCCGAGGCTAGAGAGAGAGGTGTCGGTGTCGTGACGGTGGTAGTCGACGACGCCGGCAATATAATTCAGCTATCTCGAATGGATACCGCCCAGGTCGCGAGCGTAGAGGTCGGCATCGGTAAAGCTCGTACCGCAGCCATCTTCCGGAGACCGAGTCGGGTTTTCGAGGAGCAGATCGCACAAGGCCGAGTAGCGGCACTCGCTCTGACCGGGGCGACAGCGCTTCAGGGCGGAGTGCCGGTACTCGTCGACGGGAAGGTCGTCGGCGCCGTCGGCGTCAGCGGCGACACGCCATCGGTGGACGAGGCGATCGCCATCGCCGGCGCGAGCGCCCTGCAGTGA